From a single Aspergillus puulaauensis MK2 DNA, chromosome 2, nearly complete sequence genomic region:
- a CDS encoding sugar phosphate isomerase/epimerase family protein (COG:G;~EggNog:ENOG410PJ4Y;~InterPro:IPR013022,IPR036237;~PFAM:PF01261), which produces MPVSNIPLSYATCSLGTTDTPLPSKLSALSSSGFTGIELAFPDLLSYASSLHNNKSVSPEFYSELRTAASEVAKLCKAHNLSIMMLQPFSNFEGWPRGSPEREDAFARAKGWIGIMEAAGTDMLQVGSTDTPLDKLSDSASLRGNIIEDLRELAGLLEEKGMRLAYENWCWSSHAPDWKDVWEIVRDVDRDNVGLCLDTFQSAGGEWGDPTTVSGRVGGVNPGSEGEKELSGRFEESMAELARAVPREKIYLLQVSDAYVPVAPGSESSTKTTKPLDAGVVDGTAPRGRWSHDYRPMPYDGGYLPIEAVGTAVLKTGFRGWFSMEIFDGGEDGSGKEYELGEFAGRAKVSMGKFIENCEAQV; this is translated from the coding sequence ATGCCAGTTTCAAACATCCCCCTCTCCTACGCAACCTGCTCCCTCGGCACTACAGacacccccctcccctccaaacTATCCGCCCTCAGCAGCTCCGGCTTCACAGGAATCGAGCTCGCCTTCCCAGACCTTCTCTCCTACGCCTCAAGTCTACACAACAACAAATCCGTCTCTCCCGAATTCTACTCCGAACTCAGAACCGCCGCATCAGAGGTCGCAAAGCTATGCAAAGCCCACAACCTATCCATAATGATGCTGCAACCATTCTCGAATTTCGAGGGCTGGCCGCGCGGGTCCCCCGAGCGGGAGGACGCGTTTGCCCGTGCAAAGGGCTGGATTGGGATTATGGAGGCTGCAGGGACGGATATGTTGCAGGTGGGATCGACTGATACGCCGCTGGACAAGCTATCGGATTCGGCGTCGCTACGGGGTAATATCATCGAGGATCTGCGCGAGTTAGCGGGGTTACTAGAGGAGAAGGGTATGCGTCTCGCATACGAGAACTGGTGCTGGTCTTCGCATGCGCCGGACTGGAAGGATGTTTGGGAGATTGTGCGTGATGTGGACAGGGATAATGTCGGGCTTTGTCTGGATACGTTCCAGTCTGCGGGTGGGGAGTGGGGGGATCCGACGACGGTTTCTGGACGGGTTGGTGGTGTGAACCCGGGCTCtgagggggagaaggaaTTGAGTGGTCGGTTTGAGGAGAGTATGGCTGAGTTGGCGAGGGCTGTGCCAAGGGAGAAGATCTATTTGTTGCAGGTGTCTGATGCGTATGTGCCTGTTGCTCCGGGGTCTGAGtcttcgacgaagacgacgaagccgTTGGATgcgggtgttgttgatgggaCGGCCCCGAGGGGGCGGTGGAGTCATGATTATAGACCTATGCCGTATGATGGTGGGTATTTGCCTATTGAGGCTGTGGGGACTGCTGTGCTGAAGACGGGGTTTAGGGGGTGGTTTTCTATGGAGATTTTCGATGGTGGGGAAGATGGGAGTGGGAAGGAGTATGAGCTGGGGGAGTTTGCGGGGAGGGCGAAGGTTAGTATGGGGAAGTTTATTGAGAATTGTGAGGCGCAGGTTTAG
- a CDS encoding 6-phosphogluconate dehydrogenase, decarboxylating (COG:G;~EggNog:ENOG410PJ56;~InterPro:IPR006183,IPR036291,IPR006114,IPR006115, IPR008927,IPR013328,IPR006113;~PFAM:PF03446,PF00393;~go_function: GO:0004616 - phosphogluconate dehydrogenase (decarboxylating) activity [Evidence IEA];~go_function: GO:0016491 - oxidoreductase activity [Evidence IEA];~go_function: GO:0050661 - NADP binding [Evidence IEA];~go_process: GO:0006098 - pentose-phosphate shunt [Evidence IEA];~go_process: GO:0055114 - oxidation-reduction process [Evidence IEA]), with amino-acid sequence MPSQQEIVNKFKRIGIVGSGNMGSMMAFAFSELGLDVSIWDVKHENVDQLLESSKHANYKDGGKIEGFYDISKFTKSLEGQGERKIFLFSITHGDPADSVLKTIKGDLKKGDIILDGGNENYRRTERRQKECQEIGVSWIGLGVSGGYQSARRGPSLSPGGDKEALDLVMPLLELYSAKDSKTGLPCVTRIGPGGSGHFVKMVHNGIEGGMLSAVAEAWSLLYYGRELGYEEIADIFAEWNNKGELRNNFLLEIGADLLRVKKTAKGDGKGQGVGDNGYVLDDVLDKVVQDDDNTEGTPFWSIMESAARHVSAPTLATAHYMRISSGNRAERLEVAKKLKIPTPTPIRGMKTFEAFKEHLRRAVYASFLASFCQGLEMIARASEDEGWDIDLGKCLQIWRAGCIIRSEGIADILQPILSNNKELTNMKYIDKVAAELQRTYGSLKEITIAAIDSDHYLPAISATLEYVKYEAGTILPTKFMEAQMDFFGAHGYNLPGVPGEDPGPVGKGAHHYEWRPAE; translated from the coding sequence ATGCCGTCGCAACAGgaaatagttaataaattcAAGCGGATTGGGATTGTTGGGTCCGGGAATATGGGCTCCATGATggccttcgccttctcggAGCTCGGGCTCGACGTATCCATCTGGGACGTGAAGCACGAGAATGTAGACCAGCTGCTTGAATCGAGCAAGCACGCCAACTACAAGGATGGAGGCAAGATCGAGGGATTCTACGATATCAGCAAGTTCACGAAAAGCCTGGAAGGGCAGGGCGAGCGAAAAATATTCCTCTTTTCGATCACGCATGGTGATCCTGCGGATTCTGTTCTGAAGACGATCAAGGGTGACCTGAAAAAGGGCGATATTATCCTTGATGGCGGGAATGAGAATTATCGCCGTACGGAGAGGAGACAAAAGGAGTGCCAGGAGATTGGAGTTAGTTGGATTGGCTTGGGTGTGTCTGGGGGTTATCAGTCTGCTCGACGGGGCCCCAGTCTATCGCCTGGTGGGGATAAAGAGGCGCTTGACCTTGTCATGCCTCTTTTGGAGCTCTATTCTGCGAAGGATTCAAAGACGGGACTTCCCTGTGTGACCAGAATTGGACCCGGCGGATCAGGCCATTTTGTGAAAATGGTTCATAATGGAATTGAAGGCGGAATGCTCTCAGCTGTTGCCGAGGCGTGGTCTCTTCTCTACTATGGCAGAGAGCTTGGATACGAGGAAATTGCCGACATATTTGCAGAATGGAATAACAAAGGAGAACTGCGAAACAACTTCCTGCTCGAAATTGGAGCCGATCTACTGCGCGTCAAGAAGACAGCAAAGGGCGACGGTAAAGGTCAAGGAGTGGGAGACAATGGATACGTGCTTGACGATGTTTTGGACAAGGTGGTACAGGACGACGATAACACGGAGGGCACGCCATTCTGGTCGATCATGGAGTCTGCTGCTCGACATGTCTCTGCACCAACGCTTGCTACAGCACACTATATGCGGATTTCAAGCGGAAACCGCGCGGAGAGACTCGAGGTCGCGAAGAAGCTCAAAATTCCAACCCCCACTCCTATTCGAGGTATGAAGACCTTTGAGGCGTTCAAGGAGCATCTGCGTCGCGCAGTTTATGCCTCATTTCTAGCAAGCTTTTGTCAGGGTCTCGAGATGATCGCTCGCGCCTCAGAAGACGAGGGCTGGGACATCGACCTGGGGAAGTGTCTGCAGATCTGGCGTGCAGGATGCATTATCCGATCCGAGGGGATTGCAGATATCCTGCAGCCAATTCTTTCGAATAATAAGGAATTGACGAATATGAAATATATCGACAAGGTGGCGGCAGAGTTGCAGCGAACATACGGCTCGCTGAAAGAGATCACCATTGCCGCTATCGACTCAGACCATTATCTCCCGGCAATTTCCGCCACTTTGGAATACGTCAAGTATGAAGCAGGAACAATATTGCCGACCAAGTTCATGGAAGCGCAGATGGACTTCTTTGGAGCGCATGGGTACAACCTGCCTGGAGTGCCAGGGGAGGATCCAGGACCAGTGGGTAAAGGGGCGCACCATTATGAGTGGCGGCCAGCAGAATAG